Below is a genomic region from Argopecten irradians isolate NY chromosome 14, Ai_NY, whole genome shotgun sequence.
gtgtggatatataccatgtaaacttaccctgagtgtggatatataaacatgtacacttaccctgagtgtggatatataacatgtacacttaccctgagtgtggatatataccatgtaaacttACCCTAGTgtggatatataccatgtaaacttaccctgagtgtggatatataccatgtaaacttaccctgagtgtggatatataccatgtacacttaccctgagtgtggatatataccatgtaaacttaccctgagtgtggatatataccatgtaaacttaccctgagtgtggatatataccatgtacacttaccctgagtgtggatatataccatgtaaacttaccctgagtgtggatatataccatgtaaacttaccctgagtgtggatatataccatgtacacttaccctgagtgtggatatataccatgtacacttaccctgagtgtggatatataccatgttaacttaccctgagtgtggatatataccatgtaaacttaccctgagtgtggatatataccatgtaaacttACCCTGAGTGTGGATATATACCATGTTAACTTACCCTGAGTGTGGATATATACCATGTTAACTTACCCTGAGTGTGGATATATACTGAGTACACTTACCCTGAGTgtggatatataccatgtaaacttaccctgagtgtggatatataccatgtaaacttaccctgagtgtggatatataccatgtaaacttaccctgagtgtggatatataccatgtaaacttaccctgagtgtggatatataccatgtaacttaccctgagtgtgggatatatatacttaccctgatgtggatatataccatgtacacttaccctgagtgtggatatatataccatgtacaCTTACCCTGTGTgtggatatataccatgtaaacttacctgagtgtggatatataccatgtacacttaccctgagtgtggatatataccatgtacacttaccctgagtgtggatatatactgtgtacacttaccctgagtgtggatatataccatgtaaacttaccctgagtgtggatatataccatgtaaacttaccctgagtgtggatatatacatgtacacttacctgagtgtggatatatataccatgtgtaaacttaccctgagtgtggatatatacatgtacacttaccctgagtgtggatatataccatgtacacttaccctgagtgtggatatatataccatgtaaacttaccctgagtgtggatatatacatgtaaacttaccctgagtgtggatatataccatgtacacttaccctgagtgtggatatataccatgtaaacttaccctgagtgtggatatataccatgtaactTACCCTGAGTGTGAGATATAACCATGTAAACTTACCCTGAGTgtggatatataccatgtaacttaccctgagtgtggatatataccatgtaaacttaccctgagtgtggatatataccatgtaaacttaccctgagtgtggatatataccatgtacacttaccctgagtgtggatatataccatgtaaacttaccctgagtgtggatatataccatgtacacttaccctgagtgtggatatatacaatgtacacttaCCCTGAGTGTGGATATATACCATGTTAACTTACCCTGATTGTgtggatatataccatgtaaacttaccctgagtgtggatatataccatgttaacttaccctgagtgtggatatataccatgtaaacttaccctgagtgtggatatataccatgtaaacttaccctgagtgtggatatataccatgtaaacttaccctgagtgtggatatataacatgtacacttaccctgagtgtggatatataccatgtacacttaccctgagtgtggatatataccatgtacacttaccctgagtgtggatatataccatgtaaacttaccctgagtgtggatatataccatgtaaacttaccctgagtgtggtacacttaccctgagtgtggatatataccatgtacacttaccctgagtgtggatatataccatgtacacttaccctgagtgtggatatataccatgtaaacttaccctgagtgtggatatatataaacttagtgtggatatataccatgtacacttaccctgagtgtggatatataccatgtacacttaccctgagtgtggatatataccatgtacacttaccctgagtgtggatatataccatgtacacttaccctgagtgtggatatataccatgtaaacttaccctgagtgtggatatataccatgtacacttaccctgagtgtggatatataccatgtaaacttaccctgagtgtggatatataccatgttaacttaccctgagtgtggatatataccatgtaaaacttaccctgagtgtggatatataccatgttaacttaccctgagtgtggatatataacatgtacacttaccctgagtgtgaatatataccatgtacacttaccctgagtgtggatatataacatgtacacttaccctgagtgtggatatataccatgtaaacttaccctgagtgtggatatataccatgtacacTTACCCTGAAGGTGTTGGCTGAACTGGGTCTGGAAGAAGGATTCTACAGATAGCTTGATAAGTAAGTTGATCATACATCACGATGGCCTCCATGGCTACAGGGTAAGTCATCAGGGAGCAGGTGATAAATTGTAGAGGAAGTCTTCTCCAGAACTCCACAACTACTTCTCTCACCTGCAATCATTACAGATTTGTAGCTAGCATCAATATCAGGctgatgatatatattatattttcatgtattctACTATTTGAGTTTAGTCCTTTCTATGTGTATTATAAATTCTTTCTTATACTCCACAGCGTAACAGAAATTGGCTATTCATCTgtgattttgtgattttcactttcaaaatatttcaaacaacactttatattttaaatatatataattaattttctctttgttacaGGCTTGCTGATTGGtccattcatttttttcattccacaatgaaaaaaaatccgagaatggcgcggaattCCCGacattattatgacgtcacaatagaaacattgacgttgcgtattgatttggaaaaaataatcccttggaaaaaatcaattgaatcgtacgtgtaaatgtatttcattttataaagtagcctgggaaattaattataagtattgaagtcactattttttaatttcatcggggtatgaaataaattgtgtttgcaaacttttgtgagaatccgctacgcggattgacacagtttgcaaacaaaatttctttcataccccgatgaaattagaaaatagtgacttcaatgcttaaatatagtttttaaatatctttttggTACCCATTGcatatgtttgatatttaaCACTGAGTAACTATAAAGTATCCTACCGTATCCTTACTGTTTCACCAAGTCAAAATGTTCCTTAAAATGACTATATATAATCAAAAGACCTTTGTCCTGTTTACATACTTACCTGGTAGAAGTGAGCCACCAGAATGTACTCCAGAATCTCCACAGAGTGGGACCTGTATAAAGCCAGGAACTCATTCATCTGTAAACGACAAATTTATACTCCTAGTCTACTGAGACATTCACTCAGTGGAATGtcaaaaatgatgtaaaaatcGTCCTCCATATAATGCATCATTATTCTGAAGAATACTGATTGAACTAATATGATCATTGGtgttatttttctataacaAAGTGTTAGTATGTAATTATAGTAAATGAACATTGTGAGTTCTGAATATGAATTACTtccatacatgtattactacaTGAACATTGTGAGTTCTGAATATGAATTACAtccatacatgtattactacaTGAACATTGTGAGTTCTGAATATGAATTACTTCCATACATTTATTACTACATGAACATTGTGAGTTCTGAATATGAATTACATCCATACATTTATTACTACATGAACATTGTGAGTTCTGAATATGAATTACTTCCATACATTTATTACTACATGAACATTGTGAGTTCTGAACATGAATTACAtccatacatgtattactacaTGAACATTCTTGTGAGTTCTAAATATGAATTACTTCCATACATGTATTAGTACATGAACATTCTTGTGGGTTCTAAATATTAATTAGTTCGCAtccatacatgtattactacaTGAATATTCTTGTGAGttataaatatgaattactTACAATATTTGTCAATGGTACAGGGAGACGGACATTAGATTTAGTTGCAGGCTCTAGTAGTGCCAACAATTCAGCTCTATCCTCGTCTGTGGCTCGAAGGTTCCTCTGTGTAAGAATTATCCtcattataacattttataaatgatACAAGAATCTAATTTTATTATCACAGTTTTTGATGTTTATCAATTTTTGAGCCCTATTATAAATTAAGTTAATGTCATTGCATTCACAACTTCATAGATTGCAaaattcatgcataaaatacaTGGTTTACTGGAATAGGTCTTGAGGGAAGATGTTTATGTAAAATGTGTTTTGTggtataaattattttttatttgttttcatactaaatccgactttctgattggcagattttTCCCCCTAactatactatgaagaaaaaatccaaaggatttggaaaacaaaatccattgaaaaatcaatggaattttACATCTAAACGTATTTTATCTAATCAAGTAGTctgaattaattttttttaacttcatcaagttttgaaacaaattttttttgcaattttttgtGAGAATCTACTAcatgacatcaatgcttaaataaagaTGCCATTTTTTTTAGAAACCAAGAAGTATTGTTTCGGCAGAATtcttatctatatacatatatatttatataaatatacagaaaCATGCTGGTGAGAAACTGAAGCTGTACATACCAATCACATATTGCAattcttatatattttaatttttttttttttattatttataaaagcCATTAAATCATATAATCAATTATCATTAAATCATATAATCAATTATCATAAATTGATATATCCATATTACCTGGTATGATGATGTTTTCATTAATCTTTGCTTGTCTCGTGAGTCTGCCTTGGCTTCATAGGAAAAGCTTAACATTCAAAATCACCATAGAACATTAAATGAACAGCTTGGTTGTTTAAGTTTTATGGTCTATGACTTGATCTTGTTTTGTGATAGAAAAAGCATTTCAAGTGTTCTACAAATTTTTCTCTGTCGCTCTTAATTTGAAACTTtccatatttaccgacttttgtagAGTTAgtattcgcaaagttattgaataattaaattttaatattgacttttcttgtgtacacatttaaaatagctcggaagtcTCCCTGCTCTTCCGATTTATCTGTTTGGTCAGGTTATCATTGATGTCGGTCTTGTTATTGCAACTCAAGTTTCGTTTAATACCGGGAGAGACCAGAAAATTTTGAACATGACATTGATCTGTGATCGcttttaaaatgcatatatatttctTCTCTCTATAATCTGAATGTATGTTTATCACTCACCATTGTCTATTCTTGCCTGTTTTAACCAACACTAACGGACCAACATCTCCTTGTTTTGGTCCGATCCCATAGTAATGATAccttcagacaaaatcaaacatAACAACTTGTCAAAATGTTAAGCCCCTTCCACCCGTTTTTTCTAAATCTGATGCAAATTGATATTTCAAATGAGGCCAAAATTCCCTTTATGTTTGAAAGAAATGAGAGTTGATAatctatttatatttcatatttttctaatTATAAGCTGTTACCTTTTGAAAATCGAAATCAAGCAAATTGCTTATACCCCAATGGtttagaatatatttataatttatttgtatcttgttttttttctgtaacttgctagtaaaaaaaaaaaaataagcataTGTTTGTTTTCTCTATCGTGTGGATAGTATAGACAGTGAAAAACAAGTAAATTAGAATTCAGCTTACTTGGAATTTCCACGAACCCCAATACGTCTTGTGCAGATCTTGGGGAAGACAACTTTAACAACCTTACCAAAGTTGGCTGGATTACAGGGTGCAAACGACTGGTGGTCACACTGCTGTATATAGTAATAGTAAATATCTGACCGAGCCACGCTTGTATTAGGTCTGTACTCAAAGTGTTCTCTAACCCTGTAATATATACCAAACACTTGTATTGGGTCTGTACTCAAAGTGTTCTCTAACCCTGTAATATATACCAAACACTTGTATTGGATCTGTACTCAAAGTGTTCTCCAACCCTATAATATACCAAACATTTGTATTGGGTCTGCCCCTGCGAATTGATGTTCATGAACTTTCATGAACCATGAaatgttcatgaatgttcatgaacttTCTGTAAATGTTCATGAATTGTTCATACAAAGTTTATTAACCAGTTCATGAACATTGGTTCATGAAGTGTCCATGAAGtttcatgaactattcatgaatagttcatgaacataatatttaaatatatttacacttgccaggcttggtcactatactcTAATACTAGcggattttgtttaccataactgcatggtaacattgaactttgaacttgcgtatgaaaatgttctgtgcaacgtaaaaggactacttttaaaaaaaaaagaaacacatggctttgtttacattttgacgcaacattacgtgtatattgttgtttttcatagaattttggaaaaatctaaacaatatatacatgttttatatttatatatgattcaaacaatttttaaattaacaattgtataaagaaacggaaaaatatcccgaccgggccgacgtgctttcatttttgttaaaaatgatgggtgtcaaatgtaaacattacctctgtgcctatgttcgtcctacgatcgagtctttggggtggacgggcgtgagaccctctgatagaggtcagttataaacatatcctcttgtctttgttctttaagaatttaatcatgtgtattataaaacatgcaccgctagtaatccacgtgttgacagttacgcgtcaccacaaatgtacatacaagtgaagttgttccatagATGGCAATGGATCTAAGCgtatattatataatcaaatggctccgaaggatgtaatatcgtcaagtcagacgacaatctcaaacaaatttagctacttgaacactggtgttttgacaacttcggaaaactccagtgtgtaaacgtgcgtcagcctcgtctcgctgcacaataagggtcaccgagttcacacatgtggccgtgaacaaatactttatgttattacgctatatatgaacttatagcaaaattgaatacctgtttaaagttctgatctgattaaataaaattatctctgaaatttactttgtttgtcatgtttattttacactaaaatattgcacttttttgtcgtcgcggatgaataattctaccttacgtgaagcgtcatcattcgctgttcaattgagtaagctcctcccacttttgaccgacttttattgaataattacgtcactttcaaatgacaattttattgcatgaaatattaataaaaagtcgtgtgagtctcaaatgacaattttattgcatgaaattttaattcgtttttatgttaaccatgcttgtatggagcaattcctctaagaatatattctatggggcgctacccatagaatatattcttagaggaattgctccatacaagcatggttaacataaaaacgaaatccaatccctatatggtTTTCATGAACTGTTCATTAACATCAGTAGATTGTTCATGAACTTATTTTTGattcatgaactattcatgaacATAAATTATATGTCCAAACACTTGTAATGGGTCTATACTCAAAGTGTTCCCTAACCCTGTAATACATACAGGataaggaagtaattccaaccgtgagGACagaacaaaattgtcaaattttccaGGCAAACTGCCCCTGTAATATATACCAAACACTTGTATTGGGTCTGTACTAAAATTTTAAAGTGTTCTTtaaccctgtaatataccaAACACTTGTATTGGGTCTGTACTTAAAGTGTTCTCTAACCCTGTAATATATACCAAACACTTGTATTGGGTCTGTACTCAAAGTGTTCTCTAACCCTGTAATATATACCAAACACTTGTATTGGGTCTGTACTCAAAGTGTTCTCtaaccctgtaatataccaAACACTTGTATTGGGTCTGTACTCAAATTTAAAAGTGTTCTTtaaccctgtaatataccaAACACTTGTATTTGGTCTGTACTCAAAGTGTTCTCtaaccctgtaatataccaAACACTTGTATTGGGTCTGTACTCAAAGTGTTCTCTAACCCTGTAATACATacgggacaaggaagtaattccaaccgtgtggacaaaactaaattgtcaaattttcgaggcgatctgcccttGTAATATATACCAAACACTTGTATTGGGTCTGTACTCAAATTTTAAAGTGTTCTCTAACCCTGTAATATATACCAAACACTTGTATTGGGTCTGTACTCAAAGTGTTCTCtaaccctgtaatataccaAACACTTGTATTGGGTCTGTACTCAAAGTGTTCTCTAACCCTGTAATATATACCAAACACTTGTATTGGGTCTGTACTCAAAGTGTTCTTtaaccctgtaatataccaAACACTTGTATTGGTCTGTACTCAAAGTGTTCTCTAACCCTGTCCAAATAATTCGAGGTTTCCAacggaagtaattccaaccgtgtggacaaaactaAATTGTCAAagttttcgaggcgatctgccctgTAATATATACCAAACACTTGTATTGGGTCTGTACTCCAAAGTGTTCTCTAACCCTGTAATATATACCAAACACTTGTATTGGGTCTGTACTCAAAGTGTTCTCtaaccctgtaatataccaAACACTTGTATTGGGTCTGTACTCAAAGTGTTCTCtaaccctgtaatataccaAACACTTGTATTGGGTCTGTACTCAAAGTGTTCTCtaaccctgtaatataccaAACACTTGTATTGGGTCTGTACTCAAAAAAACTGTACTCAAAGTGTTCTCtaaccctgtaatataccaAACACTTGTATTGGGTCTGTACTCAAAGTGTTCTCtaaccctgtaatataccaAACACTTGTATTGGGTCAGTACTCAAACTGTTCTCAAACACTGGGTCTGTACTTTACAGACGGACACCATTAACGCCGCAGTATCGCCTAAGCTCACCAATAGCTTGAACCTTCGGAAAGGTTCCAAGGATTATGAAACAGTCTCAGACTttttgcttagccaatcaaaaatgacgtaactttttgtaatgtcatctgtgattggctaagtctaaacttaagactgttttaagattgtttcatgatcttggggccaggtgagctaaaaatgaaaaaagactaagttatatatatactaaggTGTAACaaagtattttacattttatcaacAGATTTGTCTCAGATAAGAAGGTTTAATTCTTCTTCTACTCTTTATAGTTATCAATATTAATAATTCTACGTAATTAATtgaataattatacaaaattactCACCATGCCTCAGCTAGTGGGAAACTGACAGTGGGGTTACTGAGAGGAGCTGTCTGTCTATAAATCCTTTCTGCTTCAACTCGTACATCAGCTTTAGGCGGCTCTGCTCTCTCCAGCAGTCTCTGTGTCTTGCGTTCGGATCTAAGTGCCATTTTTTTCAACTCTTGGAACTCAGGATCTGTTTGATCTAATTGAAATTCATTTCATTAATACTACTTTTAGAATGTAAAAGTACCTGTAGTTTTTATAATTCCATTATCATATTGGACGATTTGATGGTAGAAGAAGAATTCAGAGTTATAGGTGAGGTTTGTAAAATAGCAAataaaacaagcaaattcgaggaatttccatcccccgctttcaggacatattgtagttAAACATTAtggaggttaggtttaaccatGGTTGAAACATGCCATGGCAATCAaacttggccaagcccttaaggcGTTTGACcttgtttgaagaaaatcggttaatatttattagagttattgcagggaaatggcagaaaatgacttttttattaaatgtaaGGGCCATAAttctgctaaataaggtccgtcgCAAGTGGCGATTAATTTTGGCTGagcccttaagacatttaactttgttaccaagtttgtagttaatattattacagttattgtacggaagaggcagaaaattacttctttttattaaatcaattgcaaagggccataactctgttaattaagatctgccaaaagtggcgatcAAACTTGGCTAGGCCCTAAAggcatttatttttgtttccaagttttaacaatattagttttaacacttgttagttattacacagaaactgcagaaaaatgacatttataataaattaaagGGTCATTACTCTGATAAAAAACATcagctgaaagagttgatcgaacctggccaggcacttaaggcattcaaccaAGTTGTTACCAAGTTTAAAGAAAAtaggttaatatttattacagttattgtaccgaagtggcagaaactgattttttttttttaaatttaagcaaagggccataaatccgctaaataaggtccaatGAAAGTCGCAATCGAAATTGGCCGAGTcattaaggcatttaaccttgttactaagtttgaagaaaatcggtttacatttttTACACTTGTTGTACGGAAATGACagaaatgacgtttttagtaattcaaagggccattaCTCTGCTAAATAAAgtccatcgacagtcgcgatcAAACATGGCCAAGCctttaaggcatttaaccttgtcaccaagtttgaagaaaatcggtttacatatgttacagttattgcacggaaacgaagtgttacagacagacggacaaacccaaattaatatcccccgtttcggagaaagcaGGGGATAACTAAAAATTGTCATTGGACaattaaggtaggtccatacttttgaaaatcgcgccaattcatatgacgctataccggaagttgcgaaggttgttttgaattccagaatggtttccgatacgccacgacatcacacttggatattttttcaataggtgaaaattgtctacatataatattgaatgtttaaaatcattaaataagtcaaataaaagcagtgaagtgaaaattatatgctatctctgaggtttttgcggtccctgtcgtaaatgggaatggatttttaaacaccggaagtgccgttcgtcgctataaatcataagacGGGACCCagccggaccgaaattccggaattctaaaaaaatcgcatacggatttcctttaaacacacaatttggagaaaatcataaaaacaaacagacataaaccagatataatatcacaaaaacgtatgaactgatgtggaatgtttttttgcggcatgattttcaaaaaatagtcaaatataacccatcttagcactggatgaaatgggggtagggttgcgagttacaaacttcaagcttacaaaattgtgaaattttgatcgaggaccccgtgtttttatatgatatttgaaaaacatattaccttgggcatatcatatacaaatattgtgaaattgacatgggttttcatttcctttttggcctattcattgattttttacgggcgaaaatatgtcaaaacatgaaaattacgtatagaaacggtcctgggaaataacaaaagttagttagcatttgtaaaaataaaatagttttgtatattgttctatcgtaagaaatataggacaaaaaatcaacaggatcgagactacattcacccttatattacagaaaacataattttatgaatttttctattttcggttagcaaatttgcatggatggtatatttcaagctcaaatatctcaaaaagtagttcgagaacacccatttatctttacagatttgaaatctacatgaaaaatgcaagaaaataagacctgttagaaaaaaatgacatgggtttttccaaaagtatggagctaccttaaacGGGCTTTTCACTAACAAGGAATTAGGGTCAaagtcatacattgtatattattaaaattattagccctttatctcagcatgctgcaggcccaatatcaggtctttagCACTTTAGGccaaataaaacaagaaatccCAGTGAGATTTTGGCGTCCACTAAAGAATGAtttacgtctgacaatggatagaggattttttctctgcttttcaaacctTACTACATATTAAGtactacatatggaatttgagaaaggtcctttcagtactttttgagatttataacagtaacaaactgcaattatcaaaatccaagctggctacctgtcggccatcttgttcactgatcggtccgaaaatgcaatatgcacaactagggccttaggggaacctacatgtgaaatttgaaagagatcccttcagtactttctgagaattagcgggaacaaactttataatatataactatcaaaatccaagatggctccctggcggccatcttgttcacccatcggtcccaaaatgcaatatgcacaactagggccctaggggaacctacatgtgaaattttagAGAGATCCCTTctatactttctgagaaatagtggttacaaactttaacttttaaaatccaagatggcttcctggtggccatcttgttgattaatcaatcccaaaatgcaatatgcacataaaggaccctaggggaacctaaaaatgaaatttgagagagatcccttcagatctttctgagaaatagcggttacaaactttaactatcataatccaagatggctgcctggggGCCATCTTGCTCACccattggtcccaaaatgcaatatgcacaactaggcccctaggggaacctacatgtgaaatttgagagagatccattctatactttctgagaaatagcggtaacaaactttaactatcgaaatccaagatggctgcctggcggccatcttgttgactgcttggtaccaaaatgcaatatgcacaacttagGGCCCTAAGTGAACCCTGtaacatgtgaaatttgagtgagatcccttaagtactttttgagaaatagcggtaacaatctttaactatcaaaatccaagatggctgcctggtggccatcttgttgaccgatcagttccaaaatgcaatatagtGCACTTTTAACTATAACAATAACTaaggccataggggaacctacatataaaatttgagaaagatcacttcagtcctttctgagaaatagtagtaaaaaatgttaacggacggaaggatggacggacagaaggacggacCATAAACGAAAAGCCCACCATCTTATAATCGATGATGGGCTAATGAAACATACCAACTACAATAGGCTTTTCACCCCTAGGTGAAAAGCCCTTAAATAAGAAAAACATACTGCTTCTTGATATATTTTGAATCATTAGTTCTA
It encodes:
- the LOC138307379 gene encoding transcription factor RFX4-like, encoding MSDLSYKLSGPQQLRLTLEDCAVCLINHDDPYLSACPTKWKKSNKVNCTKDQTDPEFQELKKMALRSERKTQRLLERAEPPKADVRVEAERIYRQTAPLSNPTVSFPLAEAWVREHFEYRPNTSVARSDIYYYYIQQCDHQSFAPCNPANFGKVVKVVFPKICTRRIGVRGNSKYHYYGIGPKQGDVGPLVLVKTGKNRQCFSYEAKADSRDKQRLMKTSSYQRNLRATDEDRAELLALLEPATKSNVRLPVPLTNIMNEFLALYRSHSVEILEYILVAHFYQVREVVVEFWRRLPLQFITCSLMTYPVAMEAIVMYDQLTYQAICRILLPDPVQPTPSGLVQFIKDFVDNLDFWIAEGLNMYPKRLREQKLEACYKFQMRMRRNLQLSWTATAARFVLHNHELVNRLQVVLQSLDIGDITGRCYHDDLDEDTVRQYLGRFQQLLINNCALEEYIDWIETIIIDHLHGNEADYRTSAEDVSKQLILQWSYISGQILLQLTLVASPSLGSFHLLEVLFKDYAAYYIHDVLRL